In a genomic window of Diabrotica undecimpunctata isolate CICGRU chromosome 2, icDiaUnde3, whole genome shotgun sequence:
- the Dbct gene encoding lipoamide acyltransferase component of branched-chain alpha-keto acid dehydrogenase complex, mitochondrial gives MSTHIATMLAVNTFKQTCVNQVKYLHIYRNLLEKVSFKLSDIGEGIKDVTVKEWYVKEGDKVSQFDNICEVQSDKASVTITSRYDGVISKLYYKVDDTALVGKPLIDVEVEGSKDSEENSEEESLPEKEVSLGYGNTANILCIPSVRRLAKEHNIDLNKVQGTGKNGRILKEDILKFLGGSISNRELITQREQVKRVSTEDDIELIKGFQKSMIKTMSEALKIPHFVYGDEIKITEVSKLRNILKHKHDRKISPLPFFVKAISNSLKKYPIVNSSVDDNVENIIYHKAHNIGIAMDTSVGLAVPVIKNVQALSVIHISDEIQRLIKNGRDGKFSLADISDGTFTLSNIGSIGGTHTKPVILPPQVAIMAIGKSQNVPRFDENKNLVSEEIITVSASADHRIIDGATMARFVVDVKKQLENPYLLFLNI, from the exons ATGTCGACTCACATCGCTACCATGTTGGCTGTGAATACTTTTAAACAAACATGTGTAAATCAAGTCAAATATTTACATATCTATCGAAATTTGTTAGAAAAAGTGTCTTTTAAATTATCCGATATTGGTGAAGGAATCAAAGACGTTACAGTAAAAGAATGGTACGTAAAAGAAGGTGACAAAGTTTCGCAGTTTGATAATATCTGTGAGGTACAAAGTGATAAAGCCTCCGTAACTATAACAAGCAGATATGACGGCGTGATTTCCAAACTGTATTACAAAGTAGATGATACCGCTCTGGTTGGAAAACCTTTGATCGATGTTGAAGTAGAGGGTAGTAAAGATAGTGAAGAAAATTCTGAAGAAGAATCTTTACCAGAAAAAGAAGTGTCCTTAGGATATGGCAATACCGCAAACATACTTTGCATACCCTCAGTAAGACGATTAGCTAAAGAACATAATATAGACCTAAACAAAGTTCAAGGAACTGGGAAAAATGGAAGAATCCTTAAGGAAGATATCCTCAAATTCTTAGGAGGATCCATATCCAATAGAGAATTAATTACCCAAAGGGAACAAGTTAAACGTGTATCAACCGAAGATGATATAGAACTTATCAAAGGATTTCAAAAATCAATGATCAAAACGATGAGTGAAGCTCTAAAAATTCCCCATTTTGTGTATGGCGATGAAATTAAGATAACCGAGGTATCCaaattgagaaatattttaaaacataaacatgATAGGAAGATATCTCCTCTACCATTTTTTGTTAAAGCAATATCTAATTCTTTAAAGAAGTATCCAATAGTAAATTCCTCTGTAGACGATAATGTGGAGAATATTATATACCATAAAGCACACAATATAG GTATAGCTATGGATACGTCTGTGGGTTTGGCTGTGCCAGTCATAAAGAATGTTCAAGCACTTTCGGTGATACACATTTCCGACGAAATTCAAAGACTGATTAAGAATGGCAGGGATGGAAAATTCTCACTAGCTGACATCTCTGACGGTACCTTTACATTGTCTAATATAGGATCTATAGGTGGCACTCATACTAAACCTGTTATTCTTCCCCCTCAAGTAGCAATCATGGCTATAGGAAAATCTCAAAATGTGCCCAGGTTTGATGAAAACAAAAATCTTGTATCCGAGGAAATTATAACGGTTAGCGCATCGGCTGACCACCGAATTATAGATGGTGCTACAATGGCAAGATTTGTAGTTGATGTTAAGAAACAATTAGAGAATCCATATTTGTTATTTCTGAATATataa